In Geotalea uraniireducens, the genomic window CTTCAGCCCCTGAACCTTGTGGCCGAGCCGCGGCTCGACGCCGACGACTGCCGCCGCCGGACGGTGCTCCTTCAGGTAGCGGCCGATCCCCATCAGGGTGCCGGTAGTTCCCATCCCGGCGACAAAGAAGTCTACCTCCCCCCCCGCCTGGCGGAACAGCTCCGGGCCGGTGGTTTCGTAGTGGGCCAGCGGATTGTTCGGGTTGGCGTACTGGTTCGGCATGTAGTAGCTCTCCGGGTTCTCCTCCAGGATACGGTGGGCAAGGCGGATCGCCCCATCGGTCCCCTCGTTGGCCGGCGACAGCACCACCTCGGCGCCGTAGGCCTCCAGGACGCTCCGCCGTTCCATGCTGACGCAGCCGGGCATGGCGAGCTTCACCCGGTACCCCTTGGCGGCGCCGAGCATCGCCAGGGCAATCCCGGTATTGCCGGAAGTCGGCTCGAGGACGGTCTTTGCCGCGGTCAGCTCGCCCGACTCTTCGGCCTTGGCCAGCATGTAGAGGGCAGGCCGGTCCTTGATAGAACCGCCGGTATTGTTCCCCTCCAGTTTGGCGAGAATGCGGACCCGGGGGTTCGGATTGATCTGGGTCAGTTCGATAAGCGGCGTGGCGCCGATGCTGCCGGCGAGAGAAAAGGGTTTCTGCTCCATGAACGGCTTCCTTTGCTGGGATTGGTGCCGTTTCATCGTAGCGGAATACGAGCGGAATTACAACAGTCTATAGCAGCGGGAGAAAGCTGGAATGACACTGGACGACATCGAGCAGCGGCTGGCCGGGATGCCGATACAGGAAAGCCCCGCCGCGGGCCTCGTTCCGGCGGCCGTGGCGCTGTTGGTCGCTGCCGGGCCGGACGGCCCGGAAATCCTCTTCATCGAACGGGCAAATCACCCGGGCGACCCCTGGTCGGGCGACCTCGGCTTCCCCGGCGGCAAGGTGGAACCGGTCGATGCGACCCCCCAGGCCGCGGCGGAGCGGGAAACCGTGGAGGAACTCGGCCTCGACCTCCGGCGGGAACGTCGGCTCGGTCGGCTGGCCGATATCGCCGGCGCCCATCTGCCGGTCCAGGTCTCCTGTTTCGTCTACGGCCTGGCGGGAAAACCACCGCTACAGCTGAGCGCCGAGGTACGGGACGCCTTCTGGGTGCCGCTCCGGGAACTGGCGGAGCCGGCCCGGCGGCTGACGGCCCCGGTCCGCTTCGGCGGCGAAACCCTGGAGCGGCCGGCCATCCGTCTCACTCAGGCCGGGAAGCCGGTCCTCTGGGGCATCACCTACCGGCTGGTCATCCAGTTCCTCGCCCGCCTCGCCGGGCAGGACGAACACCTCTGACCGGCAAGGCGCCGCGGGAAAAACATTTGGCCCAGGGGGGAACTTATTAATTAGGCAGGGAGAAGAGACTGTGCGACGGCACAGCAGCGCTACGCCGGGCACTTTCGCCGGCGTAGTGGACCACGCAGGAGCAGGGAGAACGGCAGGACCGTTTAGCTGAGTACCGCGGCCGGCGGCGGGGTGCTGATAAATTCGTAAAAATCGGCCATGAACCGTTCCGGTGCTTCGCCCTCGTGCTTCATCAACGATTCGCAGGTCATCAGCAGGTAGGGATCGAGGTGGGGGGAGCTGAAACCGACGCCGTCGCTGCCGCTACGGACCACCCGGCCGGGGACCGTTACCGACAGAGTGATGGGGCCGCTGATGAAATAGATGGAAACCGCGGCATCCTCCTCGCTCCGGTGGTCGCCATGCACGGCAAGAAACATTCCCTGCTGGCTGATATCCTTCACCTGGCCGAAAAACACCCGGGTATCCTTTTCCAGGAATGCAGGTGCCGAAAAGGTCAATCGCTGGTGCTTGCGCCGTTCCACGATACCCCCTTTCTTTCGCCGGCCAGACCAGCAGCACGGCATAATCAACTATACCACTTTTTTGCTAGCATTGCGAAAAATCGTTACTTTTCTTTCACCATCCAGAGATTCGCAGCACAGGACAGCGCCCCCCGGACTATGCTATCCTGAACGGGAAGAACGAAAGGAGGAGGCTATGAACAAGGCAACGTTCGCCGCCGGCTGCTTCTGGGGGGTGGAAGCCACGTTCCGCCGCGTGTCCGGCGTGGTGGCGACCCAGGTCGGCTATATGGGCGGCTGGAAGGAGCGACCGACCTACGAGGAGGTCTGCAGCAAGGCCACCGGCCATGCCGAAGTGGTCGAGATAACCTTCGATCCGGCGGTGGTCTCCTACGACGAGCTCCTGCAGGTGTTCTGGGACTGTCACGACCCGACCCAGCTCAACCGCCAGGGACCGGATATCGGCACCAATTACCGTTCGGCCATCTTCTGCCATTCGTCAGCCCAGGAAGCGGCAGCCTGCGCCTCCCGCGACCGGGAGCAGAATTCCGGCCGGCACAGCCGGCCGATCGTCACCGAGATCACCGCCGCCGGCGCTTTCTGGCGAGCCGAGGAGTACCACCAGCAGTACCTGGAGAAGCACAGCGGCAGCTGCCACTGGTAGCCGTCGCTCGCGCCCCGGAGCGACCGGACGTCGCCGGACTTCCCTGCGGGCCGTTTCTGTGTTACCCTGCCGGGACGGCGCCGGACCGACGGTCGGGCCCTCCGCCGCAATTCCGTCCCCGGGAGACCCATCATGCACCCGATCGATCTGCGAAGCGATACCGTTACCCGGCCGACCGCCGCCATGCGGCAGGCGATGGCCGGTGCCCCGGTCGGCGACGACGTCTACGGCGAGGACCCGACGGTCAACCGCCTGGAAGAGCTGGGCGCCGCCACCATCGGCAGCGAAGCGGCACTGTTCGTCGCCAGCGGCACCCAGGCAAACCTGCTGGCGCTACTCTGCCATTGCGGCCGAGGCGAGGAATACATCGCCGGGCAGACCGCCCACTGCTACTGCTTCGAAGGGGGTGGCGCAGCAGCGTTCGGCGGCATCCAGCCCCAGCCCCTCGACTTTGCCGCAGACGGCACACTCGACCTGACGGCGATCGCCCGGGCGGTCAAGCCGGACGATCCCCATTTTCCCCGGACTCGACTTCTCTGCCTGGAGAACACCCAGGGCGGCAAAGTGCTCCCCCTCGCCTACCTGGCCGAGGCCCGGGCCGTCGCTGCCGGCCACGGGCTGGGCATGCACCTGGACGGCGCCCGGATATTCAACGCCGCGGTCAAGCTCGGCGTCGACGTCCGCCGGATCTCCGGCCACTTCGACAGCCTCTCGGTCTGCCTCTCCAAGGGGCTTGGCGCCCCAGTCGGCTCGCTTCTCTGCGGCAGCCGCGAGCTGGTCGCCGCGGCCCGGCGCTGGCGGAAGGCCCTGGGGGGCGGCATGCGCCAGGCGGGAATCCTGGCCGCCGCCGGCATCGTCGCCCTGACCGACCACGTCGAGCGACTGGCGGAAGACCACGAACACGCCCGCCAGCTGGCGAGCGGCCTGGCCGAGATCGACGAACTGGAACTCGATCCGACGGCCGTCCAGACGAACATGGTCTTTGTCACCCTGAGCGACGAACGGTCCCTCGCCCTGGCAGCCTTTCTCCGGGAGCGGAATATCCTGATCGCCGGCCGGGGCTGCATCCGCCTAGTGACCCACCTGGACGTTGACGAGGCCGATATCCGGAAGACTGTCGCCGCCTGCAAGGATTTCTTCGCCGCCCGCTGAAGCCGCACCGAACGGCCCGGCCGTTGAAAATCGCCCCCGCTATGTTTTACTTAGCAGTATCCGCCACCGGACCGGCGATTTCATACCGCTCAGGGAGGAAGAAACCATGGGATGCGAAGGCGGCGAACAGCATAGGCTTCACATGTGCAGCCTCAGCGCTGCGGGAGACATGGCAACAATCAGGAAGCTCCAGACCAAACCGACCGTGGAGTGCGGCAATTGCGGGGCCAAGGCCAACGACCCCGCCAACGTCTGCGATCCGGTCGAACTGCCGGACATTGCCTGGCTGGGTGACGGCGCCGACGTCAAGCTGGAGCGGGAAAAGTAACGAACCTGCGAGCTGCCGGCCAGCAGACCAGCCCGGCCGGCAGTCCCCTTCATCCCCAGCCCGTCACCATGCGGGCGGAGTATCGTAATGCGTAACCCGATCATATCCGCGCTGCTTGCCTCGGCGATAGCCCTCCTCGCCTCCTGCGCCTTCATAACCGTCAATGTCTATTTTCCGGAAAAGGAAGTGAAAAAGGCTTTCAAGACGCTGGATGAGCAATTGCTCCGCCAGGACGGCGAAGCAGCGCCGGGAAATATGCCCGGCCAGCCGGCCGGAACGGCAGCCCCGGCTGCCGGCGCAGGCAACGACCAGCCGCCTGCCAAGGAGAATCCATGAAACCGTCGATTATCGCCCTGCCGGTTCTGGCGCTGCTGCTGACCGTCACCCCGGCGGTCGCCACCCTCACCCAGGAACCGCCGCAGGCGAGTAAAAAAAACCTCTGCCTGCTCTGGTCGGAGGATTGTCCGGACAAGAAACTCACCATCACCGAGCAGATCGCCGCCCTGAAGCGCGAGATCGCCCTCGGCACCACCGTTTACACACCGAAGGAACTGCAACGACTCCGCAACAAGCTCGATGAATATCAATTCTTCTACGACCGGCTGATGTTCGGCAATAGCGGAAAATGAGGAACAATACGATGTCGATCGCTGACCGCCCGTTCCGCGCCGCGCGCGGCATGTTACCACTGTTCGCGCTGCTGGCGCTCCTGTTGGCCCATTGGCCGGCCGCCGCCGCGCCTCTTCCCGCGGGGCCGCCGGCAGTGACCATCTATGTCGGCGAAGGGTGACCGTACTGCGCCGAGGTGGAAAGTTATTTCACCAGGAAAGGGATCCCGTTCGTCCGACGGGACATCAGGCATGACCGGGCCGCGCTCCGGGAGTGGCGTGACCGCTATCGGGGAGAGATCGTGCCGACGATCGTCATCGACCATGGCCGGAAGATCATCGACGGCTGCGATTTGCCGGCCATCGAACGGGCGTTGCGGGAGTTGGGAGTGATCAGCGGCGCCGGTACGTCCCCATCAGCTCCCCGCGGCCAATGACGTGCCCGGCCATCACCCGCTCTAGCTCCGCGGCAGTGGTCGTGGGGCCGAGAGCGAAGATCGTGTCGAGCGCATACAGTTTGAAGTAGTAGCGATGGGTTCCCGATGGCGGGCAGGGGCCGCCGTAGCGGTTCCGTTGCCAGCTGTTCCGCCCCTCCGTCGCCCCGGCGGGAACGCTGTTTTCCCCGATCATTCCCTCGGGGGAAATGTTCCAGACCACCCAGTGGACCCAGGTGCCGGCCGGCGCATCCGGATCGTCGACGATGAGCGCCAGGGAGCGGGCCGCCTTCGGCACGCCGGAAAAATGAAGCGGCGGATTGTGGTCGTTCCCGTCGCAGGTATAGGCGGCCGGGATCGCCCCACCACCGGTAAACACCGGACTGGTCACCGTCACTCTTTCCATACTCCGCCTCTCCTTTCCTGCCGTCGGCGCCGCCAGCAACAGCCCGAGCGCCGCCACCAACAACGTAATCCCTTTCCCCATTGTCGCCCTCGCCACGCCCCCCATCGAGCCGGAACACGCATTTCGCCATCATTGCAAGTCTACCGGGAGTGGCGTCGAATTCAAGCAACCGGCCGCGCGCGGCCCGCCGCCAACCGATTTGCGAACAAAAGACTAAAGAATCCTGTTGACACTCCGATATAATCCAAATATACGCATAATCAAACTGATGTCCCGGGACTTTGCACAATAAAGGAGAAGTGGCATGCGGGCGGTTAAAGCGATACGGAATCTGTATCTCAATCTCTCAGTGAAGACCAAGTTGCTGTTCTTCACCATCTTTTCCCTCAGCTGGCTGATAATCATCGGCGGCGTAGGGGTCTGGAGCGGCAAGACGATCAATAGGGGCGCCTCCTTTGCCAACTCTACCATCAAGGAGATCGTCCTGTTCAACGGCATGAAGAACGATTTTCTCTTCCTGCGCCTCGACCTGGCACACATGACCTTTCTTCAGGATAGCGAACGGTTCAACGCCGCCCTTCACGATGCCGAGCAGCGGCTGAAAATCATTGCCGGCGCCATCGACCAGGCGAACCGGCGGACCGATCTGGATGCCACCGAGAAAGAGGCGATGAAAACGTTCGCCGATGCGTTCAAGGAGTACCAGGAATATGCCCGGAAATTGATCGAGCTGGAAAAGACCGCCCTCGCCGCCAACACCCCCCAGGCCCGCCAGGCAGTCACCAGCTTCATCGCCGGCAACGATTCGACGCTCTTCCAGGATGCCGGCGACGCAGTCACCGATCTGATCGACCATAACGAACAGGTGAATCTCGAACTGTCCAACCGGAACCAGAAAAGCTACCGGACCCAGAGCGCCGTCATGGGCGGGGTCGTCGCGCTGGCAACGGTGCTGGGGCTGTTCTTCGGCTGGCTGATCAGCCGCTCGATCATCCGCCCTCTCGAGCATGCACTGGCAGTGGTTGTGGCAGTGGAAAACGGCGACCTGACCCGCGAGGTACCGGTCGATACCCGGGACGATTTCGGCAGGCTGGCGGAAGGGGTCAACGGCATGATCGAGCAGACCCGCTCGGTTGTCACCCACCTGATGGACCACGCCCACCAGATCGAAGGCAAGGCCGCCAGCCTGTACGGCAACTCGGTCCAACTGGCCACCGCAGCCGAGGAGATTGCCTCCCAGGCTTCGACGGTGGCGGTAGCCAGCGAGGAGATGAGCGCCACCGCCCACGATATTGCCTGCAATTGCGGCCAGGCGGCAACCAGTGCCACCGAGGTGAATCAGGCGGCGGCCAGCGGCGCCGAAGTCGTCGCCGGCACCGTTGCCACCATGGAGGAAATTGCCGGGCAGGTAAATACGATGAGCCGGGAGGTCCAGGAACTAGGTCGGCGCTCGGACGAGATCGGCGAGATCGTCGGCACCATCCAGGATATTGCGGACCAGACCAACCTGCTGGCGCTCAATGCCGCCATCGAAGCGGCACGGGCCGGCGAACACGGCCGGGGGTTTGCGGTGGTGGCCGACGAAGTCCGCTCCCTGGCGGAAAAGACCACCCAGGCAACCAAGAGCATCGGGGGAATGATCAAGACGATCCAGAACGATACCGCCAGCGTGGTGACGACGATGGGGAGCGGCGTCAAGCGGGTAGAGAGCGGCACCGCCGAAGCAGGGAGAAGCGGCGAAGCGCTGGCCCGGATCCGTTCCCGGGTCGATGAGCTGGAATGCCAGATCTCCCAGGTTGCGACGGCCGCCGAGCAGCAGAGCGCAACGACCGCCGAGATCAGCGGCAATATCGGCCAGATCAGCACCGTGGTCCAGGACGCTTCGATACAGGCCCAGCAGAGCGCCGAGAATGCCCAGATTCTCAACGGGCTGTCGGAGGAACTGAAGAGGCTGGTCGGCCGGTTCCGGGTCGCCTGAAACCGGCCGGGCCGTTATCTGCCGGTGACGAAAAGCGCCGGATAGGGCCAGCCGGCAATGCCGTCTTCCAGGATATACATCCGTTCCTCGCTGACCCCTTTGGTGGCCAGGTAGGTATAGGCGTTCTTGGCCCCGCCGAGCCCCCGGGGGCAGACCACTACCAAGGGGGCGGCCGAGGCGTTGGCCAGCGGCAGGACTTTGTCGAGGCGCTGCTTCTCCTCATCGCTCTTCGCCGGGAAGGCGTTGGTTTCGATTGCGCCCTTGAAGTGATGCGCGGCGAAATCGGCAGCCGGCTGGATATCGACGATGAGCACCGGTTTGCCGCTTTCGAGCCACCCCTTGAATTCGTCCGGCTCCACGTAATTGGCGGCCAGCGCCGGGATTGCCGTCAGCAGCAGCAACACCGCCGCCATAATGATCCGCTTCATATTGCCTCCTTGAATAACAGTAATCGTTATCGGTTATAGATGACTTTTCATATTATTCAAAGAGGTTTTTTCGCCGACCGATGAAGCCGGTGGACACGGGAAGGCTGGGCAAAAGAAAAGCGGCCGCCGGCCGCTTCAGGTTTCGGGATGGAGATAATTGACCAACTCCCGGTCAAGATTGCAGATATGTTCCATGATCCAGTGGATCAGGCGCCGTTTGACCACCAGGGCCAGGTCCCGTTTCACCCCGCCTTCCCGCAGGCGGGCGGCAAAATTCTCCAGGTCCCGGCCGAAATCGGCATGCTGACGTCGCTGGCGCTCCGCTTCCGGATAGCCCGCCGCGGCCATCAACCGTTCTTCGTAATCGAAGTGGGCCCGGATATACCCCTGCAGAAAAGCCAGCCGGCCAAGCAACTCGGTTCCCGGCCGCTCTTCCTGGCAGGCCTCGGAAAAGGCGACAAACAGCCGGAAAATCTCCCGGTGCTGCTCATCGATCTCCCCATGACCGAGATCCAGGTTTTCCTGCCATTCGACCAACATCGCGCTCCCCCAAGCCTTGCCCGCAATCGCCGCCACCCGGCTGCCGCGACACTCATTCAGCGACAGTCGGCGACCGGCCTTCCTCCTCTGCAAACAGCTCGGCGAAAAACTGCCGCATTGCCAGCCAGGAGCGCCGGTCGGCCCGGGCGTCATACGCCGCTCCCTTAGTCGGATCGTTGCCGGCGGCCGGATTGGTAAAACTATGCACCGCCCCGCCGTAGAGCACCAGCTGCCAATCGACGCCGGCCTGGCGCAGTTCGTCCTGGAATGCCGCCACCTGGCTCGCCGGAGCAATGGGATCGGCGGCGCCGTGCAGCGCCAATACCTTGGCCCGGATGTTCCGGG contains:
- a CDS encoding PLP-dependent cysteine synthase family protein, which produces MEQKPFSLAGSIGATPLIELTQINPNPRVRILAKLEGNNTGGSIKDRPALYMLAKAEESGELTAAKTVLEPTSGNTGIALAMLGAAKGYRVKLAMPGCVSMERRSVLEAYGAEVVLSPANEGTDGAIRLAHRILEENPESYYMPNQYANPNNPLAHYETTGPELFRQAGGEVDFFVAGMGTTGTLMGIGRYLKEHRPAAAVVGVEPRLGHKVQGLKNMQEAIVPAIYRPEALDLKLTVHDEPAFETARLLAAREGLFVGMSSGAAVAGAIAVAKDAPAGATIVVILPDRGDRYLSTALFRSVCACCPP
- a CDS encoding NUDIX hydrolase — protein: MTLDDIEQRLAGMPIQESPAAGLVPAAVALLVAAGPDGPEILFIERANHPGDPWSGDLGFPGGKVEPVDATPQAAAERETVEELGLDLRRERRLGRLADIAGAHLPVQVSCFVYGLAGKPPLQLSAEVRDAFWVPLRELAEPARRLTAPVRFGGETLERPAIRLTQAGKPVLWGITYRLVIQFLARLAGQDEHL
- a CDS encoding PilZ domain-containing protein; amino-acid sequence: MERRKHQRLTFSAPAFLEKDTRVFFGQVKDISQQGMFLAVHGDHRSEEDAAVSIYFISGPITLSVTVPGRVVRSGSDGVGFSSPHLDPYLLMTCESLMKHEGEAPERFMADFYEFISTPPPAAVLS
- the msrA gene encoding peptide-methionine (S)-S-oxide reductase MsrA, with product MNKATFAAGCFWGVEATFRRVSGVVATQVGYMGGWKERPTYEEVCSKATGHAEVVEITFDPAVVSYDELLQVFWDCHDPTQLNRQGPDIGTNYRSAIFCHSSAQEAAACASRDREQNSGRHSRPIVTEITAAGAFWRAEEYHQQYLEKHSGSCHW
- the ltaE gene encoding low-specificity L-threonine aldolase; this encodes MHPIDLRSDTVTRPTAAMRQAMAGAPVGDDVYGEDPTVNRLEELGAATIGSEAALFVASGTQANLLALLCHCGRGEEYIAGQTAHCYCFEGGGAAAFGGIQPQPLDFAADGTLDLTAIARAVKPDDPHFPRTRLLCLENTQGGKVLPLAYLAEARAVAAGHGLGMHLDGARIFNAAVKLGVDVRRISGHFDSLSVCLSKGLGAPVGSLLCGSRELVAAARRWRKALGGGMRQAGILAAAGIVALTDHVERLAEDHEHARQLASGLAEIDELELDPTAVQTNMVFVTLSDERSLALAAFLRERNILIAGRGCIRLVTHLDVDEADIRKTVAACKDFFAAR
- a CDS encoding glutaredoxin family protein; amino-acid sequence: MSIADRPFRAARGMLPLFALLALLLAHWPAAAAPLPAGPPAVTIYVGEGUPYCAEVESYFTRKGIPFVRRDIRHDRAALREWRDRYRGEIVPTIVIDHGRKIIDGCDLPAIERALRELGVISGAGTSPSAPRGQ
- a CDS encoding YbhB/YbcL family Raf kinase inhibitor-like protein encodes the protein MGKGITLLVAALGLLLAAPTAGKERRSMERVTVTSPVFTGGGAIPAAYTCDGNDHNPPLHFSGVPKAARSLALIVDDPDAPAGTWVHWVVWNISPEGMIGENSVPAGATEGRNSWQRNRYGGPCPPSGTHRYYFKLYALDTIFALGPTTTAAELERVMAGHVIGRGELMGTYRRR
- a CDS encoding methyl-accepting chemotaxis protein; amino-acid sequence: MRAVKAIRNLYLNLSVKTKLLFFTIFSLSWLIIIGGVGVWSGKTINRGASFANSTIKEIVLFNGMKNDFLFLRLDLAHMTFLQDSERFNAALHDAEQRLKIIAGAIDQANRRTDLDATEKEAMKTFADAFKEYQEYARKLIELEKTALAANTPQARQAVTSFIAGNDSTLFQDAGDAVTDLIDHNEQVNLELSNRNQKSYRTQSAVMGGVVALATVLGLFFGWLISRSIIRPLEHALAVVVAVENGDLTREVPVDTRDDFGRLAEGVNGMIEQTRSVVTHLMDHAHQIEGKAASLYGNSVQLATAAEEIASQASTVAVASEEMSATAHDIACNCGQAATSATEVNQAAASGAEVVAGTVATMEEIAGQVNTMSREVQELGRRSDEIGEIVGTIQDIADQTNLLALNAAIEAARAGEHGRGFAVVADEVRSLAEKTTQATKSIGGMIKTIQNDTASVVTTMGSGVKRVESGTAEAGRSGEALARIRSRVDELECQISQVATAAEQQSATTAEISGNIGQISTVVQDASIQAQQSAENAQILNGLSEELKRLVGRFRVA
- a CDS encoding rhodanese-like domain-containing protein, producing MKRIIMAAVLLLLTAIPALAANYVEPDEFKGWLESGKPVLIVDIQPAADFAAHHFKGAIETNAFPAKSDEEKQRLDKVLPLANASAAPLVVVCPRGLGGAKNAYTYLATKGVSEERMYILEDGIAGWPYPALFVTGR
- a CDS encoding bacteriohemerythrin; translation: MLVEWQENLDLGHGEIDEQHREIFRLFVAFSEACQEERPGTELLGRLAFLQGYIRAHFDYEERLMAAAGYPEAERQRRQHADFGRDLENFAARLREGGVKRDLALVVKRRLIHWIMEHICNLDRELVNYLHPET